A stretch of the Candidatus Bandiella numerosa genome encodes the following:
- the dnaJ gene encoding molecular chaperone DnaJ: protein MAEKDYYKTLEVNKNATPDEIKKAFRKLALKHHPDKNQGKKESEKKFKELNEAYEVLKDPQKKAAYDRYGSAGVNNSASGFSSQAGGFEDFADVFGDIFGDFMGRGKNSSQSNRESQFRGADLRYNTEITLEDAYKGLNRNIKFRTACKCDECSGRGTKAKTGTKACSTCHGSGKVRYQQGFFMIEKACASCSGSGVIIKDPCDKCRGEGRYEKEKSLSVHIPKGIDNGAKIRVANEGEAGIRDAQAGDLYIYISIKPHEFYQRENANLHCTVPIKMTTAVLGGFIEIPTMDGNIAKVNVPGGTQFGTKLRMQLKGMPIINSTRYGDIYVHVNVELPIKVTEKQKELLEEFDKINQSGSNPKSEGFFAKVKSFVSDLKKNN, encoded by the coding sequence ATGGCAGAAAAAGATTATTATAAAACTCTGGAAGTTAATAAGAATGCAACTCCTGACGAAATAAAAAAAGCCTTCAGAAAATTAGCTTTAAAACATCATCCTGATAAAAATCAGGGTAAAAAAGAGTCTGAGAAAAAATTTAAAGAACTTAATGAAGCTTATGAAGTCTTAAAAGATCCGCAAAAAAAAGCTGCATATGATAGATATGGAAGTGCTGGCGTTAACAATAGCGCAAGTGGCTTTAGCTCTCAAGCTGGTGGATTTGAAGATTTTGCAGACGTTTTTGGTGATATATTTGGTGATTTTATGGGAAGAGGTAAAAACTCATCACAATCAAATAGAGAAAGTCAATTTAGAGGTGCAGATTTAAGATACAATACAGAAATTACCTTAGAAGATGCATACAAAGGCTTAAATAGGAATATTAAATTCAGAACTGCATGCAAATGTGATGAGTGTAGTGGAAGGGGAACAAAAGCAAAAACTGGAACCAAAGCCTGTTCTACATGTCATGGTTCTGGTAAAGTAAGATATCAGCAAGGTTTTTTTATGATAGAGAAGGCCTGTGCAAGTTGCTCTGGCTCAGGAGTAATAATTAAGGACCCATGTGACAAATGCAGAGGAGAAGGCAGATATGAAAAAGAAAAAAGTTTATCAGTACACATACCAAAAGGTATAGATAACGGAGCTAAAATTAGAGTTGCAAATGAGGGCGAAGCAGGGATACGTGATGCTCAAGCAGGAGACCTATATATATATATTTCTATAAAACCTCATGAATTTTATCAAAGGGAGAACGCAAATTTACACTGCACTGTACCTATAAAAATGACTACAGCTGTCCTCGGAGGATTTATTGAAATTCCAACCATGGATGGCAATATAGCAAAGGTTAACGTTCCTGGTGGCACACAGTTTGGAACAAAATTAAGAATGCAACTAAAGGGCATGCCAATTATTAATTCAACTAGGTATGGAGATATTTATGTGCATGTTAATGTTGAATTACCTATAAAAGTTACAGAAAAACAAAAAGAATTGTTAGAGGAGTTTGATAAAATTAATCAATCTGGATCAAATCCAAAATCAGAGGGTTTTTTCGCTAAAGTTAAGAGCTTTGTTTCAGATTTGAAAAAAAATAATTAA
- a CDS encoding ABC transporter ATP-binding protein, producing MFSIDISGLSKTYKNGHQALKEINLKVRKGQFLALLGKNGAGKTTFVEILSSLTKKSTGTVIIDGKDLDNNAEFAKLKIGIVPQEVNLSFFEKVMQVLITQAGYFGIDKDVAIKRAERHLKDLDLWEKRNQAVMTLSGGMKRRLMIARALMHEPEIIFFDEPTAGVDAEVRQKIWKIMIDLNNEGKTIILTTHYFDEAERLCDSLAIISKGVIIMNDSLRKILNQCPKQKYLVEIKNDINLTLNDNAISQISDCLFEISVNLENSLSSSIKNIINYGGEIISINPKNNRLEELFLNIVE from the coding sequence ATGTTTTCTATTGATATTAGTGGGTTATCAAAAACTTATAAAAATGGTCACCAAGCACTTAAAGAAATAAATTTAAAAGTTAGGAAGGGACAATTTTTAGCTTTGTTAGGCAAAAACGGTGCAGGAAAAACTACCTTTGTTGAAATATTATCTTCCTTAACAAAAAAATCAACTGGTACTGTAATAATTGATGGCAAGGACTTAGATAATAATGCTGAATTTGCAAAATTAAAGATTGGCATCGTTCCTCAAGAAGTCAATTTATCTTTTTTTGAAAAAGTAATGCAAGTATTAATAACTCAAGCAGGATATTTTGGCATAGATAAAGATGTGGCAATCAAAAGAGCAGAAAGGCATTTAAAAGATTTGGATTTATGGGAAAAAAGAAATCAAGCTGTCATGACATTATCTGGAGGGATGAAAAGAAGACTGATGATAGCAAGAGCATTAATGCATGAACCGGAAATAATATTTTTTGATGAGCCAACAGCAGGGGTTGACGCTGAAGTGAGGCAAAAAATATGGAAAATAATGATAGATTTAAATAATGAAGGCAAAACCATTATTTTAACAACTCATTACTTTGATGAAGCAGAAAGACTATGCGATAGCTTAGCTATTATTTCTAAAGGAGTAATTATAATGAATGATTCATTGAGAAAAATTTTGAATCAGTGCCCAAAACAAAAATATTTAGTTGAAATAAAAAATGATATAAATCTAACGTTGAATGATAACGCAATTTCACAAATTTCAGATTGCTTATTTGAAATTTCAGTCAATTTAGAAAATTCTCTTTCAAGTAGTATTAAAAATATAATCAACTATGGAGGGGAAATAATCAGTATAAACCCCAAAAATAACAGGCTTGAAGAATTATTTTTGAATATAGTAGAGTAA
- a CDS encoding ABC transporter permease, which produces MMNLIGFKTILKKEIIRILRIWPQTLIPPIITTSLYFIIFGEILFKDRFIFVDGQEISYSHYLIPGLVAMAIIINSYSSTSSSFFSIKFQKNIEELLVSPLPAWIIILGYTFGGLFRGLTNGLMIFITSLCFEPTSIHSYLMCFSIALLMSFFFSIAGIINAIFSKTFDDIMWFPSFILTPMVYLGGVFFTIEMLPNFWQLVTKINPIYHFIDIFRHSLLGIGKFNYLSFVVIVIFNFILFITAIYFFNKKLQK; this is translated from the coding sequence ATGATGAATTTGATTGGTTTCAAAACCATCCTTAAAAAAGAAATTATACGAATATTGCGTATATGGCCACAAACATTGATACCACCTATTATCACAACTAGCCTTTATTTCATAATTTTTGGCGAAATATTATTTAAAGACAGGTTTATATTTGTTGATGGTCAAGAAATTTCTTACAGCCACTATCTGATACCTGGGCTTGTTGCAATGGCAATTATAATTAACTCATACAGCAGCACATCCTCATCTTTTTTTAGTATAAAATTTCAAAAAAATATTGAAGAACTCTTAGTTTCTCCATTACCAGCGTGGATTATTATACTAGGATATACTTTTGGAGGGCTTTTTAGAGGCCTTACAAATGGTTTAATGATATTCATCACATCCCTATGCTTTGAACCAACAAGCATTCATTCATATTTGATGTGCTTTTCCATAGCACTATTGATGTCTTTCTTCTTCTCTATAGCAGGCATTATTAACGCAATTTTTTCTAAAACATTTGATGATATAATGTGGTTTCCTTCATTCATTCTTACTCCAATGGTTTATTTAGGCGGAGTATTTTTTACAATTGAGATGCTTCCAAATTTTTGGCAATTGGTGACAAAAATCAACCCAATCTACCACTTTATCGATATTTTTAGGCACAGCTTATTAGGTATTGGCAAATTTAATTACTTATCATTTGTTGTTATTGTGATTTTCAATTTTATACTATTTATCACTGCTATTTATTTTTTTAATAAAAAGCTACAAAAATAA
- the hslV gene encoding ATP-dependent protease subunit HslV has product MSDNKMPSWHATTILCIRDDKQVIIIGDGQVSLGHTVIKSTANKIRALANNSIIAGFAGATADAFTLFSRLEEKLDKHSHNLMRASVELAKDWRLDKYLRRLEAMIIVADKESTLILSGNGDVLEPEDGIAAIGSGGNYALAAAKALSDVKNIKLEDKAKKAMKIAADICIYTNHNTVMKKVSF; this is encoded by the coding sequence ATGTCCGATAACAAAATGCCTAGTTGGCACGCTACTACTATCCTTTGTATTAGAGATGACAAGCAGGTTATCATAATTGGGGATGGGCAAGTTAGTCTTGGTCACACAGTAATAAAAAGTACGGCTAATAAAATTAGGGCTTTGGCGAATAATAGTATTATAGCTGGATTTGCCGGAGCTACAGCTGATGCATTTACATTATTTAGTAGACTGGAAGAAAAGCTTGATAAGCATTCTCATAATTTAATGAGAGCATCTGTGGAGCTTGCAAAAGATTGGAGATTGGATAAATACTTAAGAAGATTGGAAGCTATGATAATAGTTGCAGATAAGGAAAGTACATTAATATTATCTGGTAATGGAGATGTTTTAGAGCCAGAAGATGGAATAGCTGCAATTGGCTCTGGAGGAAATTATGCTCTGGCTGCAGCAAAAGCTCTATCTGATGTTAAAAATATAAAGCTTGAGGATAAAGCAAAAAAGGCAATGAAAATTGCAGCAGATATTTGCATATATACTAATCACAATACAGTAATGAAAAAGGTGAGTTTTTAA
- a CDS encoding glycine zipper 2TM domain-containing protein, with protein sequence MSGCARDLSNSMYVSDSTTNFTLEGQIVSVRPVTVKDSDRLQGNTAGLVTGALVGGVAGSGIGGGSGRVGGAVGGAVLGGLVGAAMQDSLSTSKGLEYVVKVDISNVKDTYYEGNVALRNVIATARVNGMLTVVQSEKDPLQKGQKVYVVFSDNRTRVIPAQ encoded by the coding sequence ATGTCTGGCTGTGCCAGGGATTTGTCAAATAGCATGTATGTTAGTGATTCAACGACAAACTTTACTCTTGAAGGACAAATTGTTTCTGTTCGTCCTGTGACAGTTAAGGATTCTGATAGATTGCAAGGCAATACAGCTGGCCTGGTAACCGGCGCTTTAGTTGGTGGAGTAGCTGGAAGTGGAATCGGTGGAGGCTCTGGAAGAGTTGGCGGTGCTGTAGGTGGCGCTGTTTTGGGTGGATTAGTTGGAGCTGCTATGCAGGATTCACTTAGTACCAGTAAAGGCTTGGAATATGTTGTTAAAGTTGATATCTCTAATGTTAAGGATACTTATTATGAAGGTAATGTTGCTTTAAGAAATGTCATTGCGACTGCAAGGGTTAATGGTATGTTAACTGTGGTGCAATCTGAAAAAGATCCATTACAAAAAGGACAGAAAGTTTATGTGGTTTTCTCAGATAACCGTACGAGAGTTATTCCTGCTCAGTAA
- the tyrS gene encoding tyrosine--tRNA ligase — translation MSNFISTLQNRGFVYQATNLEELEKKVSGNKIKAYIGFDCTAKSLHVGSLIQIMMLRWLQKFGHQPIILLGGGTTKIGDPSGKDEARKMLGYNDIEENKKSLKKVFNQFLNFDSENKAIILDNDEWLSELKYLEFLRDFGKHFSINRMINFESVKMRLDREQSLSFLEFNYMLLQAFDFYYLYKKQECILQMGGSDQWGNIINGVELIRKKLGNEVFGLTSPLLTTNSGAKMGKTEGGAVWLNDDMLSSYEYWQFWRNTEDADVAKFLKLFTELPLDEIDKLSKLTGKEINNTKIILADEATKLCHGIEASINAKTTSQKTFEGNSIGDNLPKFNITLNDISGGFPLFKLLVSSDLCESNGAARKLIQGNGVRINNAVINDINYMIQQSDFNDNKMKLSTGKKKHILVQF, via the coding sequence ATGTCCAATTTCATTAGCACATTACAAAACAGAGGCTTTGTATACCAGGCAACAAATTTAGAAGAATTAGAGAAAAAAGTCTCAGGTAATAAAATAAAAGCATATATAGGTTTTGATTGTACTGCAAAATCATTACATGTAGGAAGTTTAATTCAAATTATGATGCTAAGATGGCTACAAAAATTTGGGCATCAACCCATTATTCTACTTGGTGGTGGCACAACGAAAATAGGAGATCCGTCTGGTAAGGATGAGGCAAGAAAGATGCTGGGATATAATGATATAGAAGAAAATAAAAAATCATTAAAAAAAGTATTTAACCAATTTTTGAATTTTGATTCAGAGAATAAAGCCATTATTTTAGACAATGATGAATGGTTAAGCGAATTAAAATATCTAGAATTTTTAAGAGATTTTGGTAAGCATTTTTCAATCAATAGGATGATAAATTTTGAAAGTGTTAAGATGAGGCTCGATAGAGAGCAATCACTAAGCTTTCTAGAATTTAATTACATGCTTCTTCAGGCTTTTGATTTTTATTATTTATACAAGAAACAAGAGTGTATATTACAGATGGGAGGCTCTGATCAATGGGGCAATATTATAAATGGTGTTGAGTTAATTAGAAAAAAGCTAGGTAATGAAGTTTTTGGGCTTACTTCCCCACTTCTTACGACTAATAGTGGTGCAAAAATGGGAAAAACCGAAGGTGGTGCAGTTTGGTTAAATGACGATATGCTGTCTTCGTATGAATATTGGCAATTTTGGAGAAACACTGAGGATGCTGATGTTGCAAAATTTTTAAAGTTATTTACTGAGCTACCACTGGACGAAATTGATAAGCTCTCAAAATTAACTGGAAAAGAAATAAATAATACTAAAATTATCCTAGCAGATGAGGCAACGAAATTATGTCATGGAATTGAGGCATCTATCAATGCTAAAACAACATCTCAAAAAACTTTTGAAGGTAATAGTATTGGTGATAATTTACCAAAATTTAACATTACTTTAAATGATATAAGTGGTGGTTTTCCTCTATTTAAGCTATTAGTTTCATCTGATTTATGTGAATCTAACGGTGCTGCAAGAAAATTAATCCAAGGAAATGGTGTTAGGATTAATAATGCCGTGATAAACGATATAAATTACATGATTCAACAAAGTGATTTTAATGATAATAAAATGAAGCTTTCAACTGGAAAGAAAAAGCACATATTAGTGCAATTTTAA
- a CDS encoding lipoprotein-releasing ABC transporter permease subunit, whose protein sequence is MMIKNFEWKIAKRYIGYNNKFISLVSYLATIGIALGVMTLIIVMSVMNGYEVELVKKILGINGHITVSKYDQKISNYNELIGYIKNIKNVEYVAPLITGQALAESNKNSTGVLVRGMNFDSLNKKPIMQDAFIVKNEQSKFDKNEIYIGNALAKNLGLHLGDKMRLIVPKFDATILGAIPKIKTFYISAIFDVGMYEYNASTVFIPIDTAQLLFNTNKSITEIEIILDNVKNIEKVKRAIIKDIPDQDILITDWGLANQSLINALRVERNTMFLILVLIIMIAAFNIISGLAMLVKEKYKSIAILRAIGASRSSIIKIFVLAGAFLGFVGIMSGSIFGILFVINIERIKQILESTTGATLFDPMIYFLTSLPSEPDVAEIISIVAISMLLSLLATIYPAWKAAKMLPAEALRYE, encoded by the coding sequence TTTCCTTAGTAAGTTATTTAGCGACTATTGGCATTGCTCTTGGTGTGATGACGTTAATAATTGTTATGTCGGTGATGAATGGATATGAAGTGGAGCTAGTCAAAAAAATACTAGGAATTAATGGCCATATAACTGTAAGTAAATATGATCAAAAAATTTCAAATTATAATGAACTTATAGGTTATATCAAAAATATAAAAAACGTTGAATATGTTGCTCCATTGATAACGGGACAGGCCCTGGCTGAGAGTAATAAAAATTCCACAGGTGTATTAGTTAGGGGAATGAACTTTGATTCATTAAATAAAAAACCCATTATGCAGGATGCTTTTATTGTAAAAAACGAGCAATCTAAGTTTGATAAAAATGAAATTTATATCGGCAACGCACTAGCTAAAAATTTAGGATTGCATTTAGGTGATAAAATGAGATTGATAGTGCCGAAATTTGACGCCACAATACTTGGAGCAATACCAAAAATTAAAACTTTTTATATTTCTGCAATATTTGATGTAGGAATGTATGAGTATAATGCAAGTACAGTTTTTATACCAATCGATACGGCGCAATTGCTGTTTAATACTAATAAATCCATTACTGAAATTGAGATTATATTGGATAATGTAAAGAATATTGAAAAAGTCAAAAGAGCTATTATAAAAGACATTCCGGACCAAGATATATTGATTACTGATTGGGGGCTTGCTAATCAATCATTAATTAATGCTTTGAGGGTTGAGCGAAATACAATGTTTTTGATTTTGGTACTTATAATTATGATAGCTGCATTTAACATAATTTCCGGACTTGCTATGTTAGTTAAAGAAAAATACAAAAGCATAGCTATACTTAGGGCAATTGGTGCATCTCGTAGCTCGATAATTAAGATATTTGTTTTGGCTGGTGCTTTTTTAGGCTTCGTTGGTATTATGTCTGGTTCTATATTTGGCATTCTATTTGTTATTAATATTGAACGCATTAAACAAATATTAGAATCAACAACAGGTGCCACTTTATTTGACCCCATGATTTATTTTTTAACTTCATTACCATCAGAACCAGATGTGGCCGAAATTATTAGCATAGTTGCCATATCAATGTTATTATCACTCCTTGCAACAATATATCCTGCCTGGAAAGCTGCAAAAATGCTACCTGCAGAAGCTTTAAGATATGAATAA